The following is a genomic window from Antechinus flavipes isolate AdamAnt ecotype Samford, QLD, Australia chromosome 3, AdamAnt_v2, whole genome shotgun sequence.
ATATATCGGATCCATCTTGAGCAAAGTCACAATATGAAAGGGATAACTATAAACTCAAACTCAAATTGAAATAGGAGCCATTAAACTGCTACATAAGGATCCCTACAGGCCAACCATtgccttaaattttaaaatgaaatgctatttatgttatattgtatttttattgattttattaaatatttatcagttacattttaatctggttcaagtCACATTCAGGATTGAAGTAGTCCACTGGCCAGTATTTGACATCTTtagacttacctagagtcacatagtaagtaataGATGTGGtatttaaatccaggttttttCTAAAACCCATATCTTCCTGGGTCTGAGGTCAGCATTCTTCTACCCTCATAGAGTATAGTTGATTCTTAATACTTTTGACTTGAGTTAATAGTCTATATTGCACAAAacaaaagtaatttctttttatgtaaaatatgaaaattatttagtATGTTTGGTAGTGTATTGGATAAACTGTGAGACTTGGAatctagaagacctgagttcaaattttacttctaatTCTTATTAGcacatgaccttgggcaaataacaaTAATGTATATCACACAAAACAAAagtagtttctttttatataaaatatgaaagttATTAAGTTTGGCGGCATAGTGTATAAACCTGAGTTTAACTTCTGCTTCTGATTCTTATTAacatgtgattctgggcaagtaattAAATTGTTCTCAGGCTTAGGAGAAATGATCTATGTAGTGATTATCTCTCacggttgttgtgaagatcacatgaggtgattatataattatataaaaactttGGAAAATCTCATCTATTATTAGCTAAgtgaattatttttgtattaataCTCTATGAGTATTCATagcaataaaatttaatataagtaACAAagtccttttcattctttcttttcagttttgacTGGTTTTGAAACAAACAACAGATATGAAGTTAAAAACGATTCTGGacaaatgatctattttgtaaCTGAAGATACAGACGACATTATCAGGAACCGTTATAGATCTTCTCGACCTTTTACCTTGAGGGTTACTGATTCTATGGACCATGAAGTAATGAACATTCATAGACCTTATAAATttagttgttgttgctgctgctgctgttgttgtgaTTCAATGACACAGGAGGTGAGTGGGATGGATCTTAAATCATGGACTTCTGATTCACCTCATTGCAAAGTTATTTTGTGTGAATATCTTTCAGGTGAACAGATTCTCATTGCTATTCTTTGTCTCTATGGCAATCAGGGCCTGTGTGCATAGAATTCTCAGCAAATAGTAATAATCTTTACCATAGATCTGATGTGAACATTTACAAATATACCATCTGTGATAACTGAGGCAGTCTGAAATGATTAGGGATAGAATTCTCACCAAATTAAAATCCTTAATCAAAACTGTAAGTAAAATAGGATAATTGGTAAActgcaaattttttctccctctcctcccttcttccccctccccaagatagcaagcaatctgatataggttaaatatgtgtaattcttctaaacatatttccatattcatcatgctttgtaaaaaataagatcaaaaaggaaaataaaacatgagaAATATTACTAATACTGTCAATGCTCTTCTAGCACACTTTTTCTATTGTCTTCATAGGTAATGATTTTTATTGTTCCAAAAGATACATGAAGGATGTGAAGATTGTTTAATGTATCtcccaattaatttttcttttctaagctcGAGATTGAGTCACCCCCTGGCTCAGTTATTGGCTATGTACGGCAAAATGGAAGCTTCTGCCAaggaaaattcagaattgaaaatgagaggaaagacCATTTGATGAATATCATTTCCAATTGTTTCTGCTGTTGCTCAGATACCATTTTTAAAGTAAGAGATCTTTAATGATATTTGTGGAATTCATTTCTTGGCATAATGACAATCCTTTGTCTAATTGACTTGAGTGCTTTagataattattttgttgttgttgttaataggGAATTTAAAATACCACAACTTAAAAAGAACTGGTACTTGACAAACTGGGTTGGGTAGAGATTATAAAGAGGTGGCTGTTTCTGGTAAATCTAAATTCAATCATGAATCTGCCTTATAATCATTATGTGACCTAGGCAAATAATATCACCAGTGTTTCTCAGTAACTCCTATCAAGTGTAGTCTTAGATAATAGCCAGGATGGGGAATCATCACTCCAGTCCATTAAGTAGCTCCTCAGAGATATCTTTCTTGATCAAGACTTTTTCACACTTTTGTAATGTCATTGATAGAATTGGTTAAATAATGATACATTTCCTTCTAATAGATGCATTTCCACAAGAatgtagcattttttaaattaaaaaaaattaataatgtctTTTCTCATTACATTACATTCCTTTAATCTCAGCCTTTATGATCTGAAATCTCCCTTATGGCTAAGGAGTTGAGCAAAATCTTCCCACACAATAACCCTTCTGATAATGTATATATCTGTCTGCTCCATGATTATCTATCATGGGTAGAAAGTTTGTCGCACCATTTATCCTCTAGGCCCTTCATTGGTTTGTCAATTATTCAGAATTTAACTACCTTTTAGTAATCATTTCATTTGCCAGCTTTTACTTGTTGTGAATGTTCTCTAAggtttaattattttattcagcatCCATTCATAAAATCCCCTATTTCCCTGACTTCCTCATATTCATTGTGTCTTATCACAATACATCATGTTCTTATActtcattttaatttctgaagCCGTGGGCTGACATTTTTCCCTCTACtgctttttttaaactatcaaaagatctgctatgaatattttgacctatgttttacttttttttttcttatgactttCTTTTGCTATTATATAGAATATAGTAAGATTACTAAATCAAATGCTAGGGAGTacttagctttttgttttcatttccccctcccccccccacctaatttctaatagatttttagaagGGTTGATCAGAAATCATTTCAGAGTTCAATTAAATGCTTAGCAATAAGCCTTTCTTCTCATCATCCCTCCAATATTGGCTGTTCCCATTTTGTGGGGTTTGTCCATTTTTTTAGAAGGGtatgaaacctcagagttgttcttACTTGTATTCTTACTATAACttatttgagttttattttgcTGTGGTCattagtttacattttttttttaaatctcatctgTTGACCACTTAATCTGCTTAGCAAATGTCTTCTTTacttagaaactttaaaaaataatctactttttaaaagaagctactataaaaacaaaaaagaaaaaaagaaaaaattatctgaGCTAACCAAAACTTTCAAAAATACATTATTAGGAAAAACATGGTAAATTGGTTATGGGATATATGGGATATATATGGGATATATGGCAATTGTTGCACTAAAACATAGGTCACAAGGAGAAGAAATTTGGGTAAGTAGCTGGGATGAGCAAAACTATAAGAATTGAAGGGATGGATGGTAGTGAAAAATAGTCAAtagtctgatttaaaaaaaaaaaatctctagcctggaattaggaagacctgcattcaaattcatcttcagtcacttgctagctgtatgacactgggcaagtaacttaactgtttgcctcagtttcctcatctgcaatggcaaagaaaatagcaaattatgccaggacctttgccaagaaaaccctatatatgtgagtatattaAAGATCAGAATTAGACTGAAGACCTGGAATAAAAACTAGGAATATAAACTTCAAAGTCAAGTCATTATTCCCAATTTCTCCCAATTTCAATTTTTGCCTTTATAATATCTGTTTGGCAGTAAGCTTCTAGACTTTGAGTCAATTTAAAGAAGTAATCAATTATGTGAGTAATTATTGAACATAATGATGTAGGGAGAAATGGAAAACATCAGAATCCAGATCAATGAAATTGCTAGTCTTGACTTCATACAACTGATATTGAAACATCTTTCAATGTCACTTCTAGAACTTCACAGCCAGTGTGAAACATagattcttcctgacttctaggCTGGCTCCAGTAtccatggatagagtgctaaacaAGAGTCAGGAATGCATGGGTTCAAATTAAATAATGGCTGGCCAACTTTGAACAAAGAACTCAATGattatgggcctcagttttcttatttgtaaaataagcagtTGGAACTGATaacctttaaagtcccttccagttcttgaTCTGAATTCCTATGAGGATTTCCAGCTCACTGTCCAGCATCCAGAAGAAAGAGCTTCAAAAAAGTTAGAAATGGTTTCTTGAAGTATTGTTCATTAGCACTCTTATTTTTTAAGTAAACTATTTTGCAATATGcctaaaatatcttaaaatagaaACTTTTAGACATTATTTCTCAGAAGACTATAACTTcttattattgaaataatttctttaaaggtAAAATCACTTCATCAACAGACCGTGGGGACTATTATTAGGGAATGGCCTGGTCCTTTAACCAACATCACTGCTGACACCTATGATATTCATTTTGAATTAGATGACGTAAAAATGAAAGCATTGATTTTGGGTGCTTGCTTCCTTATTGTAAGTATCTTACTTGTAAGTTATATTCTGTGTCATGCATTTCTATTCATGTATTCTTTAATAATGACAATGTATActctttttatggtatttttctaaatacatgaaagatagtttccaacatttacctttgcaaaatcttgtgttccaaatttttctccctccccaagacagcaagcagtctgatataggttaaatgtgtatagttcttcaaaacatatttccatattcatcatgctgtgtaaaaaaatcagatcaaaagagaaaataaaaca
Proteins encoded in this region:
- the LOC127552974 gene encoding phospholipid scramblase 4-like isoform X1, with protein sequence MEAPAAPVDREKSPNTRPDAPPPYSSHQPGYKGHRPYGLPIQTQPTSFPMYISRNGSQAPNNCQENQISWMPAPVPLANCPPGLEYLQQTKTIRVHQQIELLEILTGFETNNRYEVKNDSGQMIYFVTEDTDDIIRNRYRSSRPFTLRVTDSMDHEVMNIHRPYKFSCCCCCCCCCDSMTQELEIESPPGSVIGYVRQNGSFCQGKFRIENERKDHLMNIISNCFCCCSDTIFKVKSLHQQTVGTIIREWPGPLTNITADTYDIHFELDDVKMKALILGACFLIDFMYFENKLKKSSRNSINS
- the LOC127552974 gene encoding phospholipid scramblase 4-like isoform X2; translated protein: MYISRNGSQAPNNCQENQISWMPAPVPLANCPPGLEYLQQTKTIRVHQQIELLEILTGFETNNRYEVKNDSGQMIYFVTEDTDDIIRNRYRSSRPFTLRVTDSMDHEVMNIHRPYKFSCCCCCCCCCDSMTQELEIESPPGSVIGYVRQNGSFCQGKFRIENERKDHLMNIISNCFCCCSDTIFKVKSLHQQTVGTIIREWPGPLTNITADTYDIHFELDDVKMKALILGACFLIDFMYFENKLKKSSRNSINS